A part of Homoserinibacter sp. YIM 151385 genomic DNA contains:
- the rplK gene encoding 50S ribosomal protein L11, with protein MAPKKKVTGLIKLQINAGAANPAPPIGPALGQHGVNIMEFCKAYNAATESQRGNVIPVEITVYEDRSFTFILKTPPAAELIKKAAGVAKGSSTPHTVKVAKLTKEQVRQIAEQKQADLNANDIDAASKIIAGTARSMGITVEG; from the coding sequence ATGGCACCGAAGAAGAAGGTGACCGGCCTGATCAAGCTCCAGATCAACGCCGGCGCCGCGAACCCCGCGCCGCCCATCGGCCCCGCGCTGGGTCAGCACGGCGTGAACATCATGGAGTTCTGCAAGGCGTACAACGCGGCGACCGAGTCGCAGCGCGGCAACGTCATCCCGGTCGAGATCACCGTGTACGAGGACCGCTCGTTCACGTTCATCCTCAAGACCCCGCCCGCGGCCGAGCTCATCAAGAAGGCCGCCGGCGTCGCCAAGGGGTCCTCGACCCCGCACACCGTCAAGGTCGCGAAGCTCACCAAGGAGCAGGTGCGTCAGATCGCCGAGCAGAAGCAGGCCGACCTGAACGCGAACGACATCGACGCGGCGTCGAAGATCATCGCGGGCACCGCCCGCTCCATGGGCATCACGGTGGAGGGCTGA
- a CDS encoding pyridoxal phosphate-dependent aminotransferase translates to MARISQRIGSIAESATLKVDAKAKSLKAAGRPVISFAAGEPDFATPEHIVEAAAAAVHDPRNHRYTPAAGLPELREAIAAKTARDSAWAVEPSQVVVTNGGKQAVYQAFATLLDPGDEVLVPTPFWTTYPEAIALAGGTPVEVFAGSEQEYLVTVEQLEAARTPRTKVLLFVSPSNPTGSVYSPEQTAAIGAWAEEHGLWVISDEIYQNLTYDGVRAASIVEATPALADRTILVNGVAKTYAMTGWRVGWMVGPADAIKAASNLQSHLSSNVSNVSQRAAIAALTGPQEPVAEMLAAFDRRRRAIVEGLNAIDGIRTPTPTGAFYVYPDVSGLLGREWAGRTPSTSLELADLVLEEAEVAAVPGEAFGPSGFLRFSYALGDDALAEGVARLQRLFA, encoded by the coding sequence GTGGCACGCATCTCCCAGCGCATCGGTTCCATCGCCGAGTCGGCGACCCTCAAGGTCGACGCCAAGGCCAAGTCCCTCAAGGCCGCGGGGCGGCCCGTCATCAGCTTCGCCGCGGGCGAGCCGGACTTCGCGACGCCCGAGCACATCGTCGAGGCGGCCGCCGCCGCCGTGCACGACCCGCGCAACCACCGCTACACGCCCGCGGCCGGCCTCCCCGAGCTCCGGGAGGCGATCGCCGCGAAGACGGCGCGCGACAGCGCCTGGGCCGTCGAGCCCTCGCAGGTCGTCGTCACGAACGGCGGCAAGCAGGCCGTCTACCAGGCCTTCGCGACCCTCCTCGACCCGGGCGACGAGGTCCTCGTGCCGACCCCGTTCTGGACGACGTACCCGGAGGCGATCGCGCTGGCCGGCGGCACGCCCGTCGAGGTCTTCGCGGGCTCGGAGCAGGAGTACCTGGTGACGGTCGAGCAGCTCGAGGCCGCCCGCACCCCGCGCACCAAGGTGCTGCTCTTCGTCTCGCCCTCCAACCCGACCGGCTCCGTCTACAGCCCCGAGCAGACCGCCGCGATCGGCGCCTGGGCCGAGGAGCACGGGCTCTGGGTCATCAGCGACGAGATCTACCAGAACCTGACCTACGACGGCGTCCGCGCGGCATCCATCGTCGAGGCGACGCCGGCGCTCGCCGACCGCACGATCCTCGTCAACGGCGTCGCGAAGACCTACGCCATGACCGGCTGGCGCGTCGGGTGGATGGTCGGCCCGGCCGATGCGATCAAAGCGGCCTCGAACCTGCAGTCGCACCTCTCCTCGAACGTCTCGAACGTCTCCCAGCGCGCCGCGATCGCCGCCCTCACCGGCCCGCAGGAGCCGGTGGCCGAGATGCTCGCCGCCTTCGACCGCCGCCGCCGGGCGATCGTCGAGGGGCTCAACGCGATCGACGGCATCCGCACCCCCACGCCCACCGGCGCCTTCTACGTCTACCCGGACGTGAGCGGCCTGCTCGGCCGCGAGTGGGCGGGGCGCACGCCGAGCACCTCGCTCGAGCTCGCCGACCTCGTGCTCGAGGAGGCGGAGGTCGCGGCCGTCCCCGGCGAGGCCTTCGGCCCCTCCGGCTTCCTGCGCTTCAGCTACGCCCTCGGCGACGACGCCCTCGCGGAGGGCGTCGCGCGCCTGCAGCGCCTCTTCGCGTAG
- the nusG gene encoding transcription termination/antitermination protein NusG has translation MSEEERRDIDLATAAEQSSEEDEAQEGDVLAAEESAVGSAEHGAIHVVDESDEAESDTSDLEGLLDALDAAADPEADAIVDDALDIDSRDEAEAAVAATDDEADEDGEAAAAEAPEAAEDAEEAEVDPYAEFRMELRTKLGKWYVIHSYAGFEKRVKQNIESRRQSMGMEDHIFEVQVPMEDVVEIKNGQRKLVNRVRIPGYVLVRMDLNEDSWSVVRHSPGVTGFVGNAHNPTPLRFEEAFNMLKSLVQVTEAPAKAGAAKSGGPGKAAPRVVAAEVDFEIGETITIKEGSFAGLPGTISEITPERGKLTVLVSLFERETPVELSFDQVTKL, from the coding sequence GTGTCTGAAGAAGAGCGCCGCGACATCGATCTCGCGACGGCCGCCGAGCAGTCGTCAGAGGAGGACGAGGCCCAGGAGGGCGACGTCCTCGCCGCCGAGGAGAGCGCCGTCGGCTCCGCCGAGCACGGCGCCATCCACGTCGTCGACGAGTCGGACGAGGCCGAGAGCGACACGAGCGACCTCGAGGGCCTGCTCGACGCGCTCGACGCGGCAGCCGACCCCGAGGCGGACGCGATCGTCGACGACGCGCTCGACATCGACTCCCGCGACGAGGCCGAGGCCGCGGTCGCCGCGACCGACGACGAGGCGGACGAGGACGGCGAGGCCGCTGCGGCCGAGGCGCCCGAGGCCGCCGAGGACGCGGAGGAGGCGGAGGTCGACCCCTACGCCGAGTTCCGCATGGAGCTCCGCACGAAGCTCGGCAAGTGGTACGTCATCCACTCCTACGCGGGCTTCGAGAAGCGCGTGAAGCAGAACATCGAGTCGCGCCGCCAGTCCATGGGCATGGAGGACCACATCTTCGAGGTCCAGGTGCCGATGGAGGACGTCGTCGAGATCAAGAACGGCCAGCGGAAGCTCGTCAACCGCGTGCGCATCCCCGGCTACGTGCTCGTCCGCATGGACCTCAACGAGGACAGCTGGTCGGTCGTGCGCCACTCGCCCGGCGTCACCGGCTTCGTGGGCAACGCCCACAACCCGACGCCCCTCCGCTTCGAGGAGGCCTTCAACATGCTGAAGAGCCTCGTCCAGGTCACCGAGGCCCCGGCGAAGGCCGGCGCCGCGAAGTCGGGCGGCCCCGGCAAGGCGGCGCCCCGCGTCGTCGCGGCCGAGGTCGACTTCGAGATCGGCGAGACCATCACCATCAAGGAGGGCTCCTTCGCGGGCCTCCCCGGGACGATCTCCGAGATCACGCCGGAGCGCGGCAAGCTCACCGTGCTCGTCTCGCTCTTCGAGCGCGAGACGCCGGTCGAGCTCAGCTTCGACCAGGTGACGAAGCTCTAG
- a CDS encoding ribokinase produces MTVVVLGSANMDLVVRQPRLPEPGETMFGSGFQTVAGGKGLNQAVAAARAGAPVAFAGAVGADANGAELRAVLEGEGIATAALAELDAPTGIAAISVLDDGENSIVVVSGANAEVAALDDAAREAIRGASHLVMQFELPQSALLEGARLARELGAVTVLTPAPALDPVDGLLELVDILVPNGGEARALSGADDDAEAARILSGRVGTVVVTRGGEGALVARGGEIVHEVAPVRVEPVDTTGAGDTFVGVLVAGLADGLELEPALARAAAGAAVSVTRAGATSSMPSRDEIDAALAG; encoded by the coding sequence ATGACGGTCGTCGTGCTGGGCAGCGCCAACATGGATCTCGTGGTGCGGCAGCCGCGCCTCCCGGAGCCGGGAGAGACGATGTTCGGCTCCGGCTTCCAGACCGTCGCAGGCGGCAAGGGGCTCAACCAGGCGGTCGCCGCCGCGCGGGCCGGCGCCCCGGTCGCATTCGCGGGCGCCGTCGGGGCGGACGCGAACGGCGCCGAGCTGCGCGCCGTCCTCGAGGGCGAGGGCATCGCGACGGCGGCGCTCGCCGAGCTCGATGCCCCGACCGGCATCGCCGCGATCTCGGTGCTCGACGACGGCGAGAACTCGATCGTCGTCGTCTCGGGCGCGAACGCCGAGGTCGCCGCACTCGACGACGCGGCGCGCGAGGCGATCCGCGGCGCCTCCCACCTCGTCATGCAGTTCGAGCTGCCGCAGTCCGCCCTGCTCGAGGGTGCGCGGCTCGCGCGCGAGCTCGGCGCCGTGACCGTGCTCACCCCGGCCCCCGCGCTCGATCCGGTCGACGGCCTCCTCGAGCTCGTCGACATCCTCGTGCCGAACGGCGGCGAGGCGCGCGCGCTCTCGGGCGCCGACGACGACGCGGAGGCGGCGCGCATCCTGAGCGGGCGGGTCGGCACGGTCGTCGTGACGCGCGGCGGCGAGGGCGCGCTCGTCGCGCGCGGCGGCGAGATCGTGCACGAGGTCGCGCCGGTCCGCGTCGAGCCGGTCGACACGACCGGCGCCGGCGACACCTTCGTCGGCGTGCTCGTCGCGGGTCTCGCGGACGGGCTCGAGCTCGAGCCCGCCCTCGCCCGTGCGGCCGCGGGCGCGGCGGTCTCGGTCACGCGCGCCGGCGCGACGAGCTCGATGCCGAGCCGCGACGAGATCGACGCGGCGCTCGCCGGCTGA
- the rplA gene encoding 50S ribosomal protein L1, whose amino-acid sequence MAKSKAYRAAAEKIEADKFYGPTEAVTLIRETGSAKFDSTVEVALKLGVDPRKADQMVRGTVILPHGTGKTARVIVFATGPAAEAAIAAGADEVGGDELIERVAGGWTGFDAAVSTPELMGKVGRLGKVLGPRGLMPNPKTGTVTPNAAKAVEDIKGGKIEFRVDKHANVHFVIGKAGFTAEQLDENFKAALDEINRAKPSSSKGRYIQKASVSTTFGPGVPLDVSVI is encoded by the coding sequence ATGGCGAAGTCGAAGGCGTACCGCGCCGCAGCAGAGAAGATCGAGGCCGACAAGTTCTACGGCCCCACCGAGGCCGTCACGCTCATCCGCGAGACCGGCTCCGCCAAGTTCGACTCGACCGTCGAGGTCGCGCTCAAGCTCGGCGTCGACCCGCGCAAGGCGGACCAGATGGTGCGCGGCACCGTCATCCTCCCGCACGGCACCGGCAAGACCGCGCGCGTCATCGTGTTCGCGACGGGCCCGGCGGCCGAGGCCGCGATCGCGGCCGGCGCGGACGAGGTCGGCGGCGACGAGCTCATCGAGCGCGTCGCGGGCGGCTGGACCGGGTTCGACGCCGCGGTGTCGACCCCGGAGCTCATGGGCAAGGTCGGCCGTCTCGGCAAGGTGCTCGGCCCCCGCGGCCTCATGCCCAACCCGAAGACCGGCACCGTCACCCCCAACGCGGCGAAGGCCGTCGAGGACATCAAGGGCGGCAAGATCGAGTTCCGCGTCGACAAGCACGCGAACGTGCACTTCGTGATCGGCAAGGCGGGCTTCACCGCCGAGCAGCTCGACGAGAACTTCAAGGCCGCGCTCGACGAGATCAACCGCGCCAAGCCGTCCTCCTCGAAGGGCCGCTACATCCAGAAGGCGTCGGTCTCGACGACCTTCGGCCCGGGCGTGCCGCTGGACGTCAGCGTCATCTGA
- a CDS encoding LysE/ArgO family amino acid transporter: MNALPALAAGLAGLALGLGIIVAIGAQNAFVLRQGVRREHILAVVLVCIVSDALLITAGVAGSGALFRAVPWLETVARYGGAAFLLVYGILAARRALRRPAADARGLVAAAPAEAPTGGTDAEVPGGVEPAGAEGARISESVVATETPTVTMSSRGLPAVVGTALALTWLNPHVYLDTLVLLGSVGSSHGELRWAFAAGAVLGSVLWFSALGLAARALAPVFAKPLAWRILDGGIALLMLGLAVALALGG; the protein is encoded by the coding sequence GTGAACGCCCTCCCCGCCCTCGCCGCCGGCCTCGCCGGGCTCGCGCTCGGTCTCGGCATCATCGTCGCGATCGGCGCGCAGAACGCCTTCGTCCTGCGGCAGGGAGTCCGCCGCGAGCACATCCTCGCGGTCGTCCTCGTCTGCATCGTCTCCGACGCGCTGCTCATCACGGCGGGCGTCGCCGGATCCGGCGCGCTGTTCCGCGCGGTGCCCTGGCTCGAGACGGTCGCGCGCTACGGCGGCGCGGCGTTCCTGCTCGTCTACGGCATCCTCGCGGCGCGGCGCGCGCTGCGCCGGCCCGCGGCGGATGCGCGGGGCCTCGTCGCGGCGGCACCGGCCGAGGCACCGACGGGCGGCACGGATGCGGAGGTCCCCGGCGGCGTGGAGCCTGCCGGCGCCGAGGGAGCCCGGATCTCCGAATCCGTCGTCGCAACGGAGACCCCCACCGTCACCATGAGCTCGCGCGGCCTGCCGGCGGTCGTCGGCACGGCGCTCGCGCTCACCTGGCTCAACCCGCACGTCTACCTCGACACGCTCGTGCTGCTCGGCTCCGTCGGCTCGTCCCACGGCGAGCTGCGCTGGGCCTTCGCGGCGGGCGCCGTGCTCGGCAGCGTGCTCTGGTTCTCGGCCCTCGGCCTCGCCGCCCGCGCGCTCGCCCCCGTGTTCGCGAAGCCGCTCGCCTGGCGCATCCTCGACGGCGGCATCGCGCTGCTCATGCTCGGGCTCGCCGTCGCGCTCGCCCTCGGCGGCTAG
- a CDS encoding LysR family transcriptional regulator ArgP, with protein sequence MRIPSELLETLTAVVAEGTFEQAARVLRVTPSAVSQRIKALEQRLGRVLVVRTKPVAVTEAGEAVLRLGQQLAVLERETLRELGAEPASERPPVVPIAVNADSLSTWILPALARVAEREHLVLDLVRDDQDHTARLLAAGTVMAAVASDAVPVAGCTSTPLGRMRYRAFATPAYVRRWFPEGVTASALERAPLIDLDRKDHLQVRFARRLARRAVDPPRHYVPATADFAMAVRLGIGWAMLPAAHADEAEAAGEIVDLAPGRHLDVPLHWQQWDLRSSLVDAIAAEVRAEADRVLS encoded by the coding sequence ATGCGCATCCCCTCCGAGCTCCTCGAGACCCTCACGGCGGTCGTCGCCGAGGGCACCTTCGAGCAGGCGGCGCGCGTCCTCCGCGTCACGCCGAGCGCCGTCAGCCAGCGCATCAAGGCGCTCGAGCAGCGCCTCGGGCGCGTGCTCGTCGTGCGCACGAAGCCCGTCGCCGTGACGGAGGCGGGGGAGGCGGTCCTGCGCCTCGGCCAGCAGCTCGCCGTGCTCGAGCGCGAGACCCTGCGCGAGCTCGGCGCCGAGCCCGCGAGCGAGCGGCCGCCGGTCGTGCCGATCGCGGTCAACGCCGACTCGCTGAGCACGTGGATCCTCCCCGCCCTCGCGCGCGTCGCCGAGCGCGAGCACCTCGTGCTCGACCTCGTCCGCGACGACCAGGACCACACCGCCCGCCTCCTCGCGGCCGGCACGGTCATGGCGGCGGTCGCGAGCGACGCCGTGCCCGTCGCGGGGTGCACCTCGACGCCGCTCGGCCGGATGCGGTACCGCGCCTTCGCGACGCCCGCCTACGTGCGCCGCTGGTTCCCGGAGGGCGTCACCGCATCCGCCCTCGAGCGCGCACCGCTCATCGACCTCGACCGCAAGGACCACCTCCAGGTCCGCTTCGCCCGCCGCCTCGCGCGCCGCGCGGTCGATCCGCCGCGCCACTACGTCCCGGCGACGGCCGACTTCGCGATGGCGGTCCGCCTCGGCATCGGCTGGGCGATGCTGCCGGCGGCACACGCCGACGAGGCGGAGGCGGCGGGCGAGATCGTCGACCTCGCCCCCGGGCGGCACCTCGACGTGCCGCTGCACTGGCAGCAGTGGGATCTGCGCTCGAGCCTCGTCGACGCGATCGCCGCCGAGGTGCGGGCGGAGGCGGACCGGGTCCTGAGCTGA
- the secE gene encoding preprotein translocase subunit SecE has protein sequence MARTTADEPSEDLVASAKQERAARRNPFGRIALFIRQVFAELRKVVTPTRKELFSYTAVVLVFVVIMMAIVTGLDYGFGWLISWVFGDGQFTG, from the coding sequence GTGGCACGCACGACCGCGGACGAGCCCAGCGAGGACCTCGTCGCGAGCGCGAAGCAGGAGCGCGCCGCACGGCGCAACCCGTTCGGCCGCATCGCCCTCTTCATCCGCCAGGTGTTCGCGGAGCTCCGCAAGGTCGTCACGCCGACCCGCAAGGAGCTCTTCAGCTACACGGCCGTCGTGCTCGTCTTCGTCGTCATCATGATGGCGATCGTGACGGGCCTCGACTACGGCTTCGGCTGGCTCATCTCCTGGGTCTTCGGCGACGGGCAGTTCACCGGCTGA
- a CDS encoding type II toxin-antitoxin system VapC family toxin, translating to MIVLDASVMIAWLRRVDAHHASARRIFLDHVDERLVAHRLTLAESLVGAAGIGRVVEAASSLDAVGIGRLDEPDDPVELAVLRARTGLRLPDACVLLAARRDHAGLATFDAKLAAAARLEGVAVIGAA from the coding sequence GTGATCGTCCTCGACGCGAGCGTGATGATTGCATGGCTCCGCCGGGTCGACGCCCATCACGCCTCGGCGCGGAGGATCTTCCTGGACCACGTCGACGAACGGCTCGTCGCGCATCGGCTCACGCTGGCCGAATCCCTGGTCGGGGCCGCGGGCATCGGCCGTGTGGTCGAGGCCGCCTCCTCGCTGGATGCGGTCGGGATCGGCCGTCTGGACGAGCCGGACGACCCCGTCGAGCTGGCGGTGCTGCGGGCGCGGACCGGCCTCCGCCTCCCGGACGCCTGCGTCCTCCTCGCTGCGCGCCGAGATCACGCGGGACTCGCGACCTTCGATGCGAAGCTCGCGGCGGCGGCGCGGCTCGAGGGCGTAGCCGTCATCGGCGCGGCCTGA